The Sparus aurata chromosome 12, fSpaAur1.1, whole genome shotgun sequence sequence CTATACCATACATACATAAAGGTACAAAAgtataaagcaaaaaaacacttcaagtATGCAAAAAATTGTCCTCTGGGCCTGACATATTATTTCATAGGCATTATTAGATTGTTGCGTTAATGTGTAAACGGCAGATTTTTACTATTGCAGCTTGTTTATGTAGGTCTACTCTACATATACATACAATGTTTAGTTCTGTGATACCCAAAGCAGGGGTTGGGCCAGTCAAGGGTCGACAAGATAAATCTTAGGGAGTGGGGAAGCTGAGGTGACAAATGGggtatgaaagaaaaaaaaaaacatgtatttcttGGGCCCTcaaactgttaaataaatgaaatcatcaTAAACATTTAAAGGGGATATGTCTACTTGGTGCAACTGCTGACAACTCAAAGGCATTTGTAAGAGACATCGGCCAAAAAGGTTGGGACTCACTGATTTAATCTGGAACAACAAACTTGTCTTTGAAAAGTAATGGATTTTAGCTTTAATATAAATTAGTGGAGATAAAAGTAGCTAAAATATTTGTCCTAAATTTAAGGGCCCTAACCCTCTGATATGCATATATAAGTATTAATGCAAAATGGGAATTATTCAAGTATAGTGAGTAAAGTACCTCAGAAATGTAATTATGTGCAGTACGTATATAGGTGgtttaaatatatacatttacgCACTTGGCAGATGAGCAATATCATTTAACCTTAATCTCTGTTAAAACTAAATGTCACCTCGTCCTAGATAAAGCACGCACTGCTAACTCTGATTATGTTTGTTCAGGCAGATAATGTACTGTGGTCATTTCTCCCTCTTTATTACATTTGTCCCGTTAGTCCACGCTCTGGGCACAATGCACCTCCCACAACTATGTCATCGCGAGATTCCCCGCGAAGACGCGCCCAGCGGCACTTGCGTGGTGTGGGCTAGTGTGCATGCTAAATAACATCTAACTTTGCTAACTTCCATGTGAAATCTCTCCAACTTCTTTCGTTAACGTCGGTTGGACACAGGGATACCCGTCACCATGAGTATACTCGCCAAAATAGCAGAAATTGAAAGTGAGGTAAGGTGTAAGCAGACAGCTGGCTAACTCAAGGAATCAGTCACGTTttagctaaccgctaacgttagctgttaaCGCTAGCAAGTGTTAGCCTAGCTCAAACAGCTGGCCTCGTTGTACACTTTAATGTTTCTTGACATATTACAATATGTATCTAAATAGTTAGATGGAAAGCTGCCATAGACGCGCACTTGGCTTTTTAATGTATTATGtatgaaaagttaaaagttaGAGGTTGTTGCTATCTCATAGCTAGGTCGGTAGCATAGATTGGGCTAATGCTGACTCCAGATTCAGTTTGATTGGCTGCCAATCAAATTATCAACCGTGAACAGGTTGGATGTTGAATCTCGCACCCTGTCATTCGTTTCCAATAGCCCATAAAACATCTAGATTTAAACGTAAAGTAACGTATTGTGAAAGTTAGTGTGTTACTTTCAAAGACACTGGGCCACAAGTTTGTGTGTGGCAGACTGACAAGGAATCAAAAATGTGTTACAGCTCTGTCCTGTGTTGGTTATTTATTGTGAAGTGGCCTGCTGCCATAGTTTTTTCCACAGTACCACAAAGATAATCCAAGAAGAAACATGCAACTACTGTTACCCTCAGTGTTAACTCCCCACAAGTTAACTTTGGGCTGTAAAGATAGTACCACAACCTTcaaaaccgttttttttttcctatgcaATATTCTGCTGTTCTTTATAGCATTTATTTCATCTAGTTTTATTACGTACTGCAGTAGTAATCAGTATTATCTAAATTACAATTTTAGTGTAGTACAATGCACATATCTTTCAAATCAGTTAAATTCAAACcttttatttacattcaaaGAATCATTGAGGTCGCTGACATTTACAATGATGCAGAGTTACAGAGTGCGCCGCaacactaaacatttctggggagaaccctgtctatgtatattttgtttaaatctCTCTATAGTGGGATATTTCCGTTTTAGAGGGAGCTACTGCACTGTAGTAATTTCCCCTCTTGGATCGATAAAGTGTTTCGGATTATCCATAGTTGTCATTGCATTAAATCCCGCCCTCTAGTTACTTAAAATGATAGCAGGGctacaacaaaccattttttttttattgtcaatcAATACTTTCTTGATTTAATGATTAGTTAAGCTTTAAATGACATCCTGTCTGGTCCACAACCACAGTACATTTAGTTTATTCTTATCGAGGAGAAAAGAAGCCAGAAAAAGTCATATTTCAAAAGCTGGATTCAGAGAAGTTTGCACTTTCAATCATCAAAATACTAAGGATTTATTtcatagttgacaactaattgttgcagctctgaaTGATATGTTCACTTTCTCAAAACATTACAAGTTATTTGCCTGtgttaacactgaaactgttgATATTGGCCATAGAAGAGCTCTTCCTGATACACTTCAAGTGTGTATGATGTACATGATAATATTCAGTCTTCTGTGTCTGCAAAAATGTATTCCAAAGTTTATCATTAGCTTATGTGAAGCTTCAGTAGTCTGAGTTAATGAGTTCAAGTTGGAAACTTTTGAAGTTAGTCTTATGGTGCATTTTTATTGCAATCAATTCACATTTTTCAATTCATCACAAAATTTTACTGCAGGAATAAGAATCTATAAAGAATGCACCATGCTTCCACACTTTATAGCCTTAAGCTTATCCCAGCATGCAATGGATAAAAGGTAGGGAAGCACCCCAGGCAAGTTGTCAGTATGTTGCAGCATGTGCTGCacaagatgttgtttttcttcagctgtGTAATCTTTAGTtgtatttcttaaaacaagATTTAGTATAAGACCTCACGCTGgtattgttactgttttgtAGATGGCCAGGACGCAGAGGAACAAGGCCACAGCTCACCACTTGGGTCTGCTCAAAGCACGTCTTGCCAAACTGAGGAGGGAGCTCATCACACCAAAAGGAGGCAGCGGTGGTGCAGCAGGAGAAGGTAAGATCATTATTTTTAGGTACTTTGAACACCTTTCTGCTGTGATGAAGGTTTCATTACACAGGCTATATAGtcttaaacattttgttttatttaaaacatcatAATGGATATTTGGTTGATCTAAGTTTCCAAATCTTGTTTGTCTTTTAGGTTTCGATGTTGCGAAAACCGGTGATGCTCGTATTGGTTTTGTTGGTTTCCCTTCAGTGGGAAAGTCTACACTGCTTAGTAACCTTGCAGGTGTGTACTCGGAGGTTGCCGCCTATGAGTTCACCACTCTTACGACTGTTCCTGGAGTCATTCGCTACAAAGGTGCCAAAATTCAGGTACAAGATTTtcttatttgttcatttttttcaaaaatgttctcAGTGGGTTACTTATTTTTAAGTCTTGCTTCTTTCTTCTCAGCTCCTGGATCTCCCGGGAATCATCGAGGGGGCCAAGGATGGCAAGGGCCGAGGCAGACAGGTCATCGCAGGTAGAATATGTTATCAGTTAGACTGAAACAGGTTTTCATTGAGAAAATAGAATTTTAAGCCAAAAAATCAGACTTGTTAAATTGAGTCTTTCCTTTTTGATCACTTCCTGCTCCAACCAGTGTCTGTGTCACCCTCCTCCCTTTGTTTCAGTGGCTCGAACTTGCAATCTAATCCTGATAGTGCTCGATGTGTTGAAGCCTCTTGGCCACAAGAAGCTGATAGAACACGAGCTGGAGGGCTTTGGCATCCGACTTAACAAGCAACCACCCAATATCGGCTTCAAGAAGAAGGACAAAGGAGGCATCAACTTCACAGCTACAGTACGTCTCACACTGAATGACAGCTTTTGAAaattacaaatacaaacttCTGAATGAGTCACTGAAAGGAATAATGTAATTCTGAAAAGAGTTTTTAGTTGGTTTTAGTGGCGCTCTGTCTGTGTTATAATACTGGTTGTCTACTTGTCATTCATCATACAAGAACCACCACACTATCACAGGAAGTCCCTTAATACTGCTATTATTCTGACGTGTAGGATTTGAGTTGTCAGGGATGTCTGGAGTTGATTGTCAGTTAATTTTAATTGTGGGGATTTTTCTGGCATCTCATTAGtttaaacaaacatgtaaaagcctttacataacctgtgtgtgtgtgtatcaagaAGTTATTTAAAGGAGTAAACTGATCTACATAATCAAATgcagaaaatgcattttatgtatttactgACAGCTTTAGTGCACCTTGGCATTGATTCAGCAAGTCCATGAAATTCTACTTTAGGGTTGGAACATCATTCTTCCAAAAGATATATTCCTGCATTTggtattttgatgatgatgatgatgatgatggtggtggtggtggaggagaacACTGTGTAACATGTAAATGATAGTCTCAACCCTATTTACTGATGCCTTAACCATAGATCTAGATTAGAGATGTATCGATGGACCGGAACAGGCCAGTTTTTCAGCATGACTGTAAGTCAAGGGTTATAAATGCAACACTGAGGTTATGTTTGTCTAAACCAGGGCAGTattatgtaatggcatgccatttttgtaaatgtttgtgtaaaTGCTTATTAGGGGAACTTGGATGCACTTCAGTCCATTTTGCCAACAGGTCGATTAATAAAATAGCTTACATTGTGTTAGATAAAGTGTGCACTTTATGATTAGATGTTTTCAAGTGAGAGAAGGTCCTTTAACCTTATGcagttttgaattgttttccTTTAAGTTGTCGCCCTTGTGTATGTTTCATCATTTTGGTGTCAATGAAACACTTTTCActactgccctctggtggacatGCATAAGACTACACTTACTGAAGTTGCTCCTTCATAGTTATTCTCCTCTACTCCTTCCAGATTGTCATTAAGCTGCATTTGAATCCTAATCTAAGCTTTACAATGTGAAAGTCATTCATTTTTGCctataatatatgtaaagtgtgtCCGTTTGCATTGTGTCACATTCATGTATTAATTGACATCAAGCCTGTCTCTTTCTATTCAGTGTGCACAAACTGAGCTGGATGCTGACACTGTGAAGAGTATCCTGGCAGAGTACAAAATCCACAATGCCGACATCACTCTGCGCAGCGACTCCACAGCTGATGACCTCATTGATGTGGTGGAGGGAAATCGGTAAGCTGCTGAAGTGCCAGAATAGGCCTTCCTTAGTCATTCCCAGTGGGTGTGGCCTGTTGAAATCTTCAATCCCATTTCAGTTCCCACTATACCAATGCAGATATGTTTGAAAATGCCGTTCACATGTCACAGGGGGTTTCCAACCTTGCATTTTCAGACCTCttacctttttttaatttttcatgtatgtgtgtaaggCATAAAGTGTAACCTTGATTAAAGCAATGTCATCTCTTACTGAAAACCTATGGGATTACCATCAATCAATTTAATTAAGTATGAAAACTCACCTCCTAGGACTGGTTAATTGCAAGGCAACACGCATGGCAACAGCAAAACCACCttaatataaaaatatccaaaatctaCAACAATTTATGTTTTCATATCACGATAATGATAGAATATTGATATGTTGCCCACACCTAGGTTGTTGATCATGCATCATTTTTTATGAACAACAGCCACTCATAGTGTCTTGTCACCACAGAGTCTACATCCCCTGCATTTATGTGCTCAACAAAATCGACCAGATCTCCATCGAGGAACTCGACATCATCTACAAGGTGCCCCACTGTGTCCCCATCTCGGCCCACCACCGCTGGAACTTCGATGACCTGCTGGAGAAGATGTGGGACTATCTACAGCTTGTGCGCATGTAAGAGTTGTTTATACAGTCACCACAGGGGGGCGAAAGACAGTTGGTTATTTAAATGGTGCAGAAAAAGGAGTCTGTGTGAAATTCATATGTTTGTTTCAGACAGCAGAATTTGACTGATTTCATGTGCTAATTTTCAGCTACACTAAACCCAAAGGCCAGCTTCCTGATTACACATCTCCTGTAGTCCTCCCTGACGGACGGACTTCAGTCGAGGATTTCTGCTTAAAGATACACAAAAATCTCATCAAAGAATTGAAGTAGTAAGTACTGCAGAATTGGTAAAATCAGACTTTTTTTCAAGGGAATTCTGTCTCTTCACACACAGATCTGACTGTGtattcttctttttcctttccccTTTTCTTTGTCCTAATTAAATCTTTACACTTACTGTCCAGGAAATCAATCTTAACCCTTAAATGGCAGGAATCTTTAATGTGTTTGATCAGGCTTGTtatataaacatgtttacatttgtgaAAACTGTAGTCTCATTTGTGGTTCATATAGATTGAATATCGGAAATAGATTTGTCCTCAAATGTTCTTCAGCCGGTGGTGCGATATTTTTTCCTCACTTACAAGGCATATGCAGATCATTTACATCTAACAATATTGTCAGCTTTATTGGACACTGCAGTTAATTTATTACCAGTTAGGTTTCTCACAAAAAGGCATCTGTCAAATTCCCATACACCTGAATGACAAGTGGTCATCAAATGGTAAGGCAACACGTCGCTTCAGTCACCGCCATTTCCTCCTTCATGGCGAGGTACGCCAGATAAGCATTTTTACGTGAGAGTCTGGATTAGGATCTGAGATGTGTTGCACCAGCCTCTCTAAATGGGAGAGCCAAGATCATCAATCAGTCGATATGTTAATGCTGCTGAGCATTACCTATCCTCCAGGGAATGAGCGGGTCAAACGATGACACACGTGATAAGAAAGCTTTTGTGACTAAAGGGCGTCATTGGACCCTGTAGGTTATTTTACAGTGCAGAAAGAAGGAGAATATTGTCTGTATAAATTATTTTTAGGTGTCAGTTCTCACATGTTGAGCTCCTTCatcctttttgtgttttatattggaTGATGTAAAATGAAACATGCATCCTCTTTACGTCCTCAAACGTATCATTTGTGAACagtcattttaattattttataacTCTGTCTCTTTCAGCGCACTCGTGTGGGGAGCGTCTGTGAAACACAATCCTCAGAAGGTGGGCAAGGACCATGTGATGGATGATGAAGATGTTATCCAGCTAGTGAAAAAGTAAAAGGAGCCGCACTGCATGGCCTCAGTATCACAAAGTGTGCTGTACAGTTGCTCAGTAAATCACCAAACATATCCATAAGAGCATCTGTGTCATGTGGTTCCCAGTTTTCTGctctgctttaaaaacaaaatgacatgaATGTAAGTGTCACGTTTAGAAGCACCTACAGTACTTAACACCATGAATAGTTCATATTGAATATTGGTTAAGGCTTGCAAATAAAATCGTAAAAATctgtacaataaaaaaacattaaggaatcttgcttttgtctttttatgcaCATTTGCACGTGAATGTTAGCATGGATGAATCAAAGGTAGCAAGATGATATGACGTGGTGGTCTGACACTAAAGCATCACAGAAATGTTGCATCACCAAGACCTTTGCTCGTTCACAGTTACATGGTCCCCTTCAGAAACACAGTCGCACATAGCAACAGCATAACTGCGACCACTCCAGTCTGGCTCAGAGGAAAAGCAAAGTCTCATTTGAAAGCCTTGTCCAGCTAAGTGATTTATGTGACATTGATGATGAAGGCAGTTATTCAGGCTGGTGGcccaccccctctctctctgctagGGACAGCCACTCAGGTTAATCAGTTCATTCACTCAGATGCAGTCTGGGGACATCATACGCCAGCTGTTCACAACTAACAAGACTCCACAGAGCAAAATAAAGAGCATTTCATCAGAGCTGGGGGCACTTCTGGAAGCTTGCATTATCTAATGTCGTTCTGTTGCAACCTGCATTTAGtgtggtggccattttgtgtCTGAGCACCTAGTACTGGTCAGTGATTGCACTGGATGGCGCCAGTGCATGTACTAGTATACAGACTATGATATGATAGAGTCAGACTGGAC is a genomic window containing:
- the drg1 gene encoding developmentally-regulated GTP-binding protein 1, with the protein product MSILAKIAEIESEMARTQRNKATAHHLGLLKARLAKLRRELITPKGGSGGAAGEGFDVAKTGDARIGFVGFPSVGKSTLLSNLAGVYSEVAAYEFTTLTTVPGVIRYKGAKIQLLDLPGIIEGAKDGKGRGRQVIAVARTCNLILIVLDVLKPLGHKKLIEHELEGFGIRLNKQPPNIGFKKKDKGGINFTATCAQTELDADTVKSILAEYKIHNADITLRSDSTADDLIDVVEGNRVYIPCIYVLNKIDQISIEELDIIYKVPHCVPISAHHRWNFDDLLEKMWDYLQLVRIYTKPKGQLPDYTSPVVLPDGRTSVEDFCLKIHKNLIKELKYALVWGASVKHNPQKVGKDHVMDDEDVIQLVKK